The genome window TGAGTCTGATCCAAGTTAGTTGCCCGTCAATGTTATGTTAGTCATTGATGAGTCCATCTGATTACTTTAATGAGTCGTCACCTGGATGACGGCTACTAATATGCTTGCAATTTGTGTCCATCGACTACAACCGTACAGTAATTATTGCTTGTGTTAAAAAAGTCTTTCTTCTTCCGAGAGAAATTTTCTGTTAGATTTGGGTAGGGGCCGCGCGAACGCGAATCCCCCTCTACCACAAATTATGACATCCACTCTCCCACTTGGGGGAGATGGTAAGCCAGCGATCCTCCCACGTGCAATAGAGGCAGCTGGCTTAGGCCACGAGCCTTCTTGATCGCCCGTCGACCCTGTCCAGGTAAGTATGGTTTCCTGACGCGGGGGGCTCCCTATCTTATACACCTCTCGCCCCCTTACTGCATCTAATATAACCGATGTGGTACTATTTGCATCTCACAAGCACACCATTCTGAACTCGAATTCTTTTCCAAGAACACTTGCATAAACCCAAATGGTATCACGTCCTTTATCGATAAATTAAATCCAGAACAAACCACAATAACATCCTTGGAAGTATTTATTTGTTCTGACAAGAAATACTTGTTGTACTATTAACCATAGGTTTCAAACATATCAGGTAACTAAATCTACACTGAAGTCCCACAGTTTCTTCGCCAAGTCCACATCCTTGGCTTTTGAACTTGGCTCAGCTAAATTGCTGTCGCAAAAGTACCTGCCACTCACCTCCTTGACTTGAGGATGCAGCGCTACGTAGCATGTGGTTGCTGCCCCCTGTCAAGAAATTGATTGAAAAAATCACCAGATAATCCAAATTAATAAATCAACTGAGTGATCTTTTTATGCTTCACTTTCTATCAAATGGACAACATGAGATAGTGATGACTGATCACTTCATATATCACAACGGAGTATCCATGAAACTGCAAAACTAAATCCGTGGATGTGCTTGTTTTCCTTTGTtagatatttttatttcttttccagCTTTGTTGAGTGTAAGGAACGTGGCTAATGATACTCGAGTCCTTGGAATGAACCAGATAGTGATCAGGAATGGATTTGATCATCTTAAAGTACTTCAAAATTATTCATCTCACACAAGGATTTATATAGAACAGAGTAGGCATtactagtaatttatatttttaaacaaaAGAAAACACAGGACTGTATTCCTAACTGAGAATGTATATGAATAAGACAATTGCAAGGTCAAGAAAGATCCTTGTCCATTGGACTGTTTGATGTTATAGAAAACACTTGCAAAGAGAAATGCACAACATGCGACTCATGATGTACATAGATTTCAAGTAAAATGACATTGTAAACTATGACAATACTTGATGAGCAATACATGCATATTGGTGTGTGATACAAAAATTTAACAGTATTCTTGATTAAAATGATTATAAAAATTCCTTatcagattaaaaaaataaaaagctaaAAACTTAGATAACTAAATAACTATAGTagtcatttgagtttttcatttTTCAATTCGACTGTGTTCAAGGTAAGAAATGGATGCATATTAAGCTCCTTGATTAGTCAAAGCAGGTAATAAATAATCTAGAAAATCAAATTCTAATTGATAATCACATTTTATGCACCGATAACATGAAACCTCAAGCTTCATGTTAAATAAATTCTATAAAATAGCATAATAAACTCAAGTCATGGTTTAATATTATGCCAGGCGAGTGCGAGGTGATTTTATTGACTTATATCTACAAAAATAGATGTTGATCTAGTAATTCCATAATCTGGTGATCTGCCTACATAGTCAAAGTGGCAGAACCAAAATTTTGATACCAGCATTGGTACCCACAAGGTTTGTGTGTACCAGTCAGTATGGTATTGTATGCCCATATCAATCAAAAATTGTTAATAGATTACTTGATACGTCGGCACCAaaagacatggtatggtccataaATATGGTATCAACATAGGATCACCTTCACCACCAGTCCGCCAGGTCCTACTTGCTTAATAATTGACAAGAAGAATGCTATCTTTTGGTTTAGTTTAAATATGTCAAACATGCATTAATGTGTGAAGATGACTCAGATGCTAGATAGCTATTGTTTATTGTTTGTAAGGACTCGACTCACTAAAAATATAAACAACACAAACATAAAAAATACCTGCTGCACATTTTTCAACACTAGCTTCCCGAGCGTACGAGCAATGACTGCATTAGATCAAAAGAAGATGCACTGTGTTAGATGAAACATCAAGGACTCAAGCTTACATTTTAAAACTGAAAACTTCTTAGATGAACTTAAATGCACATATTTGGTTTTGGATTGTGAACTAGATTAAAGCATGAGTAATGTCAGAAATTTGCCTGTGACCATCAGTTCAATCAAGTACGCTCAACCAGGCGTTACACAAATCAACTTAGTCTTCATTTGGTAACTACTGATGCATAAATCATCCCATAATACAATTATTGACAAAACAATAAAGATCAACATTGGAATGGTGACGAACCTACTATGCAAGATTTTCATCATTGTGAATTAAAATAATCAATATACATGATAAATATATCCTCTAAGGCCAGAAGTCTTATCAGAAAAGTTGAATGTCCATGATTGGTCACAAGATGAGATTAATGTCGTTTCTCACTTGAGGCTGTCTTGTATATCAACAAAATAGCTTTCTATTCATCTATATGATACAACAAACTGAAAAACAGTTTCGTAACCTGCTTTGCCACACGTTATTAAATACTCATGTCCAGAACCATGAATCAAGTACAAGCATTCTCATGTCCAATAAATCAAATATTGCAAGAAAAACACATGGAGCTCTATTTGTTTACCATCTATGAAACTGTGGTAACGAAGAAGATTTGTGATAATCGATCCAGGATGAAGTGAATTGGCAATTATCTCCACCTTCTCTTCCTGTTGAGACAAATAAAGAAGCCAGCTGATAATGTTCCTCATATATGCATATCAAAATCAATAGGAATAATAGCATGATACAAGGAAAAACTCCAAAAAGCTTGTTGTCAGTTAACAAGTATTACACGACCACAAGCAAAATTCAGTTCACTTTTGGCCCACTATTGATGGCTATAAATTTCCATTAAGCTAAGAATCTGTGAAATTTATACTCCTGATAAGCTTACTTCAGTCTCAGCATTTATATTTACATTATCAAGTGTAAATTGAGAtgcttcttttcattatttatggTTTTCATTATGCAGAAAACAAGGATCCTATTGTCTTTACAGATTATGGAATCTTAAGGAATGTATACCTCCATTTATCTTTAGACCATGGTATATTGGGACCAGGATCTCAACATCACAGTCCTTCCTCTTCTAGTTACTTAAGCTATTTTTTTGTGATATAGTTATTGTGCAACTTTTTTTTAAATGACAACACAGAAATAACTATTACATAATGACAGTCAACATAATTTTAAGACCATCTATGTCCATATCAATGTAATATGTAACAACGACTATTGtcttcaaaatttttattttcaaattttgagcAACTTATCAGAATTGAAAATTGGTTAGCACCTAGGAACCTTCATGAGTGACAAACGGAGCCAAATAACACCCAATAGCTTGTTCCCTGACATGGTAACAGTTGAGTGCCGAGCTAAAGAACCAATTGATGCATAAGGTTCTTAACAATTAGAAAATTGTAATGCCTATTTGAGGACATCTGTCATATAAACGCAGTAAATCAAGCTTTACAACTGATGAAGGATATGTTCCAAGAAATAACTGAGATATTCACACTAGATTGTGAAAAATGAAAATTGTGTTATAATAATAGTTGCAGTCTCTAGCAGAATGAACCTTGAAGCATTTTGCAAGTTCATTAGCATGCAATATATTCGCAAGCTTTGACTGCCCATAGGCACCAATGCTGTTGTATCTGCAAGGAAAAAATTATAAACCAATAAAGAACTTCTTCCTGTTTCATCTTGTCTAATATAACCTGAATTtagaccaaaaagaaaataatagtaCAGCATACAAAAGATCAGAAAATTTTGGCCGACTAATCACAGGAAATCTCAAGTTAATATATTCAGGAACACACAATTCCATCGTACCCTGACTGATCATTTATTTTATCAAAACGAATTCCTTCACTGTATGCAAATCTATGCCCCTCTGATGAAACATTAACAATCCTGCCTTCTATTCTGGATGTACGGGATGCATTCTTCATATTGTCCAATAGAAGGTAAGTCAGAAGAAAATGGCCTGCAAAACATTAGACTGAACTTCAGACATAACTTTGGCCATTAAACACCAAATTGGAGAACATAATTAATGTGTAAAACATAAAAGGTTGAAAATGTCCAAAATTAAAATGTAGAAGAAGGTTCAATGTTCCATACAAGCAGCAACAGTAAAAATTTGCTGCTCCCAACTGAATTATTCAATGAGCCATCAAATCAGTTCTTATTAACTCCGATAAAATAATCTACGGTCTTCTGTGACCATCCTGGTTATATTAACCCAAAATTTCCCAGACTACGTTGTCAATATATTCCTGATTCTTCCATGGGCATGACAAAACCATGTTAGATGATTCTTCCATGTCTATATTCCATATTAACAGCATGCATTCGTGCATACATCTAAACATCCTCATCTCTTCAAATCTTTGCATAAGTCTTTCCTAATCGTTAGTCACCTACAGTGCTTCCTtttcaaaaaaagaaatataaaatgctgaatatttttttttttggaagagaATAGAAGATTCCCATATATTtagttgtcataaaaaaaaatttaaatgcttCTGCTAGTGCATACAAAAATCTCAGAATGGCCAAGGCATCGGAGCTCATACCAACATGGTTAGTTGCAAATTGCAGCTCAATACCATCTTGAGAGAGTGAGAATGGAGTTGCCATTACCCCTGCGTTGTTGCTTCCGATGACAATAAAAAACACGAAGACAAACAAGCGAAAGAGTTTAGTAGATGTTGCAAACAGAATTTTGTGTATCTCAAGCAAAAAAAATAACTCGTAGTTGGGTCTCTTACATAAGGATGTTCAGAGGAAGATTTAAGGAATTGAATTCAGAGGCAAACTTTCTCACTGATGCCATCGAAGTAAGATCCAACTCCATGACATCAACCTCGGCAGCCGGAATTTCCTTTAAAATCGAGTCCTTTACTGTGGCACCTGACGACAAATTCCTAACCGCCATAACTACGCGAACACCTCGAAGTGCAAGAACCCGGGCTGTTTCAGCACCAATTCCACTCGATGCTCCTGCAACCATAAGCATTCAAGCAAATATCACACAAGGATCACTAGTTCACTACCTTGTACAACTAAATATATCAAGGAAAAGGTCCGCAGTTAGCTATAGAACTActtcaaaaatattttaaatcacacAAAAGGAACTGTTGTATGCTATATGACAGCGTGGTTCACAGGATATAGCagatatcaaaatcaaaattctcAGCACCCCCAAATCAATCTTGCAGCTCAATTAGAAAGCAGACCCAACAATAACAGCCGCTTAATTGAAGACCACGAACTCTATTACGACATATAAGGCAATCTTTCCTCGTCCTATGATACCCATCCCGAACAATTGAGCATTAGGTCCAAAACATCGAGGTATGTCTAACGATTCTCCATGTCATCGTAGCTTTGATTGTTTCTCCTCTACGATGGCACTCCATAATTACTTCATCCTACGAGATAATCTGATACAAACGCcgcatcaagagagagagagagagagagagagagagagagagagagagaggtctcgAGAGAGTAGCGAAGCTAAACAACTTCCgaatcaacaaaaaaagaaagggagaTCTGGCGGACCTGTGACGACGGCGGTGAGGCCGCTCCCATCTAATCCTTCGGTGACCTCCTCCGCGGTGGATGACCAGGAGAACCCCGACGCCCCCTTCCGGCTGAACGGCCACATCTCCCTCTCCGTCCGTCTCGCCCTTCTCCCCTTTTGGTCTCTCTGTCCACGATCTTGCCGACAAGGTTTTGGGGATTATATCGGTGCTCCGATCTTTTGGAGCAGAGCACCGAGGAAGGAACGCACGAAGCCGCATCATCCCACTTGATGTGTCCACGAGAGAGCGAAGACTAATGTGGCCGCATCGCGACGTTGTCATCTGTGTCGGTCAGCGTGATCGGACCAGATCGGAGTGGGTGGGCATTGGTTTCCGGTGGCCGAAGATTCGTGTTCTCTTTCATCCGACGGTGCAGATTTGATGAAACACCGGAGGATGCGTGACGTCATGATTACGCCATCCTGTGGAGAATACTACCCCTCAAACACGACGATGTCGTCGAATCTACATTTGTAATTGTTTGAAGaaaatctttaaaaaaatgaatttttattttttaaaatatctaaTAGCCATAATCTCATATCAGTTTTTAggtcaaaaaatttaaatgacttgttattatttttgaatgattGATTTGAATAGAATTGGATGATAGACTTACGAACAATGGTATTGTAATGATGAAATAACATTATTGGAGATGATGTTAGGTTTTGACTTCTTAGGAAATACCCAATTCCTCGACAATTACTATTAATTTGAAGCTTAGCAATTAATCCTAACTCGAGTATTCATTTTTCTATCCAAACATAATTCAAATCTAAAGGAAATGAATCCGATTTCATTGGGTAAAGTAAATATAGATTGACATTTAATCGTCAGAATGGAAACGAACATGATACAAAATAAATTTCATTTTATTACCCTAATTCGATCCTGCCTTGatatattttttctcttcatccaatctagttttagatttgaatcaagaattcaataatatgatttaagtgagtgaagAAAATCCAACTATACCCccccaccaaaaaaaaaaaaacactaaagcCATATTCTTTTTTGGCAAAGCACATCCACAAGCATAATATATTCGCACAAAAAATATAGTTACCTAAAAtaggtttttaatttttttataaatctacgTTCATAAATGAGTTTAGAGGGTTCGAAAGATAGCacagaatattatattatttttttaaaaaaaagacaaaattGTGAACCTATGACTTTTATAATTAttgtaagaaaaaaattaagaaagataaaattttaattataaaaaagggCTAATTAAATGCTATCCCTTATAATTAAGTAGACCCATCCTAGTGTTTAGACTTATAAAatttacattaaaatttttataattatgaaagtgaaacatctggCTCTATTTACCGTAATGTCATCAGTTTCATCGacagaaatataaaaaaataagtaaaataataattttaatatcctaaTTATATTTTCAATGATGACGAACGATAATGTTATTGGGAGTCATGAGTAATTATTGTTATGCTCTACATTTGAGTTAGCGTCGGGTATCAATTTTATCGGCACTAATATACAAGTAGAGCATTGATATCTACATCGTCGTCTCACCTCTCGTCTCTCTTCTCATTCACAATAGTATCATCGTCTGTCATCATTGAAAacgtaattaaaatattaaaattattatttttatttattatttaaatttattttttaaaatttaaagatCAAAACGATAAAAAATCCAAGTCCAATGAGTAATTATAATTAAACCCAAATaagattgaatttatctaacataaaaatatatattttttatgttctctGGTCTACGTGCAAATAAAtgctttctttttcaaaacaATCATGCAGAAAATCTTGCAGGTGTCTGTCCTGTGGAGAAGAACGTGAAGAACAGTGGGGTGTCTCAAAGAGCAGCCGAAGAGGCATAGAACACAGGTGTGGCAGGTCATCCTCGTCGCCAAAGACCGTGCCCTGAAGAATCCCAAGTCCCAAAGCTTTCAGTTGCAGGCAGAAGCATCTTCTTCGTGCATGGCCTCATCCCACCAAAACCCGTCTGCTTTGCCAAAAGGAACATGGGAGGCACTGCTTTGGACGGATGGGAAAACCAGGCTGCCAGAACCACACCTTTAGCAGCAGCCCCCATGTAGCAGTTGGCCTACCACGCCGCTCCCATCACATCCCACCTAAAGGTTCTCCCCATCACCCACCATCATCGTCCATTGGTGCCACACCACCGGCCACCATCATTGCTTTGAGAGTATGCCACTCGCTCGATCTTTCTTTTACCTCCGTCCTTCCCTTGTTTTCCATTACTTTATTTCACTCCAACTTTGGTGAGATAAGATGAAGATGTTAATAAATATATGCAAAGAGATAAGGTTTCCCAACAAGAGAATATGCTTCGGAAGCTGGCAAACACCACATACTTGGATTGAGAGACACAACGACATGCATCagtacttaatttacactcttgaTCGACAACCACAGTGCTGTGCAAATCACAGTTCTGGAACACACTCCAAGCCAGAAACAAGCCATGATGAAAGAAAGGCACACAGAATCATGAGACAGGTGATTATGAGAGGAGATGGAAGGCTCTCTCAGGGCCTGCTCTTGAATGGGATCGCCCTGATGACTATctggtggtagatggcagcaagagCAGCTCCAATGAAGGGTCCAACCCAAAAGATCCACTGAGACAAGGAAACAGGACAGTTAGTAAGTAGTGTCATCTGAGGCTTGTGAGGGTTCCACAGACACACTTACATGATCATCCCAGGCATGCTTCTTGTTGTAGATGATGGCAGCGCCAAGGCTTCTGGCAGGGTTGATGCCGGTGCCGGTGATGGGGATGGTAGCCAGGTGGACAAGGAACACGGCAAACCCAATGGGGAGGGGAGCCAAAATCTGCACAGATCCGTAACACTTGTAAGATCAGATCAACCATGGTCAACATCAAGAACTTGGACATGTACTCACGGGAACATGAGAGTCCCTGGCGTTTCTTTTGGCGTCAGTAGCAGAGAAAACAGTGTAGACGAGGATGAAGGTGCCGACGATCTCAGCACCCAGGCCATCACCCTTGGTGTAGCCAGGAGCCACGACGTTAGCTCCGCCACCGTTGCTCTCATAGAGCCCCTTCTGGTACCCCTTGACCACACCGGCACCGCAGATGGCGCCCAGGCACTGCATCACCATGTAGAACAGAGCCCTGGTCAGCGACAGCTTCCTCGCCAGGAACAGCCCGAAGGTCACCGCGGGGTTGATGTGGCCACCTGACGATTTAGCAGAAGTGAGTCGACCAAAAGGTTTCAGAGACCCAAATGGAAGGGAAAGCAGATCCCTTACCAGAGATCCCGGCGGTACAGTAGACCAAGGCAAAGATCATGCCACCGAAGGCCCAGGCAATCCCTTGGATGCCCACCGTGGAGCACTTGCTGTTGGACTTGACCACGCCCATGACCGTGAGGATGGTGatgtagaggaagaggaaggtagCCATGAACTCCGCTATCCCAGCCCTGTAGAAGGACCAAGAGGTGAGCTCCCCGGGCTCGAACAAGGGAGCCGGTGGCGGTTCCTTGTAGTCCTT of Musa acuminata AAA Group cultivar baxijiao chromosome BXJ2-3, Cavendish_Baxijiao_AAA, whole genome shotgun sequence contains these proteins:
- the LOC135607429 gene encoding short-chain dehydrogenase TIC 32, chloroplastic-like; protein product: MWPFSRKGASGFSWSSTAEEVTEGLDGSGLTAVVTGASSGIGAETARVLALRGVRVVMAVRNLSSGATVKDSILKEIPAAEVDVMELDLTSMASVRKFASEFNSLNLPLNILINNAGVMATPFSLSQDGIELQFATNHVGHFLLTYLLLDNMKNASRTSRIEGRIVNVSSEGHRFAYSEGIRFDKINDQSGYNSIGAYGQSKLANILHANELAKCFKEEKVEIIANSLHPGSIITNLLRYHSFIDVIARTLGKLVLKNVQQGAATTCYVALHPQVKEVSGRYFCDSNLAEPSSKAKDVDLAKKLWDFSVDLVT
- the LOC135607430 gene encoding aquaporin PIP1-1; the protein is MEGKEEDVRLGANKFSERQPIGTAAQSDKDYKEPPPAPLFEPGELTSWSFYRAGIAEFMATFLFLYITILTVMGVVKSNSKCSTVGIQGIAWAFGGMIFALVYCTAGISGGHINPAVTFGLFLARKLSLTRALFYMVMQCLGAICGAGVVKGYQKGLYESNGGGANVVAPGYTKGDGLGAEIVGTFILVYTVFSATDAKRNARDSHVPILAPLPIGFAVFLVHLATIPITGTGINPARSLGAAIIYNKKHAWDDHWIFWVGPFIGAALAAIYHQIVIRAIPFKSRP